A genomic window from Geoalkalibacter sp. includes:
- the sppA gene encoding signal peptide peptidase SppA — MTKRPFLMALATFGAIFLVFFLIILAVGNLAGRPTPFPLGEKVGVVPITGVIFSSEKINEAITRFREDASVKAIVLRIDSPGGGVGPSQEIYDEVRRTLAVKPVVASMGSVAASGGYYVAAPANRIIANPGTITGSIGVIMEFTNFQDLLEKIGLKTQVVKSGEHKDLGSPVRPMSEEDRRILQSLIDDVHDQFVTAVAEGRSLEQDKVIALADGRIFSGRQAMAAGLVDDLGNLRDAVLLAGELAGIRGEPRTVYPAPERPRLFDYLIQESITRLRQGLQEQNPVGLQYLWQGH, encoded by the coding sequence ATGACCAAACGTCCCTTCCTAATGGCGCTTGCAACCTTTGGCGCCATTTTTCTTGTGTTTTTTCTGATCATCCTGGCCGTCGGCAATCTGGCGGGTCGTCCCACGCCCTTTCCACTCGGGGAAAAGGTCGGCGTGGTGCCCATTACCGGGGTCATTTTCTCATCGGAGAAAATCAACGAAGCCATCACGCGGTTTCGTGAGGATGCCTCGGTGAAGGCCATTGTTTTGCGTATTGACTCACCGGGAGGCGGTGTCGGCCCATCCCAGGAAATTTATGATGAAGTCCGCCGAACCCTTGCCGTCAAGCCGGTTGTCGCATCCATGGGATCGGTGGCGGCCTCGGGCGGCTATTATGTCGCGGCGCCGGCCAATCGCATCATCGCCAATCCCGGCACCATCACCGGCAGCATCGGGGTGATCATGGAGTTTACCAACTTTCAGGATCTTCTCGAAAAGATCGGCCTCAAGACGCAGGTGGTCAAAAGTGGCGAGCACAAGGATCTGGGTTCCCCGGTGCGGCCCATGAGCGAAGAGGATCGCCGGATCCTCCAATCCCTCATCGACGACGTGCATGACCAGTTCGTCACCGCCGTGGCCGAAGGTCGCTCCCTTGAGCAGGACAAGGTCATCGCTCTGGCCGACGGTCGTATTTTTAGCGGACGCCAAGCCATGGCGGCGGGGCTTGTCGACGATCTCGGGAATCTACGCGATGCCGTGCTTCTCGCCGGGGAGCTTGCCGGGATTCGCGGTGAACCCAGAACCGTTTACCCGGCACCGGAAAGACCGAGACTCTTCGACTATCTGATTCAGGAAAGCATTACGCGATTGCGCCAGGGCCTGCAGGAGCAGAATCCCGTCGGCCTGCAATACCTGTGGCAGGGTCATTGA
- a CDS encoding integration host factor subunit beta gives MTKSELIEQLAVENTALSKKEAELVVNTIFDSISQALIGGDRVEIRGFGSFTIRERDAREARNPKSGDLVKIPPKKTPFFKTGKELRERVNNGSCC, from the coding sequence ATGACGAAAAGCGAACTGATCGAACAACTGGCGGTTGAAAACACGGCGCTGAGCAAAAAGGAAGCGGAACTGGTGGTCAACACCATTTTCGACAGCATCAGCCAAGCCCTGATCGGTGGAGACCGGGTCGAGATTCGCGGCTTCGGTTCTTTCACCATCCGTGAGCGCGATGCCCGCGAAGCGCGCAATCCCAAGAGCGGTGATCTGGTGAAGATTCCCCCCAAGAAAACCCCTTTCTTTAAAACCGGAAAGGAGTTGCGGGAACGGGTCAATAACGGCTCCTGCTGCTAG
- a CDS encoding RluA family pseudouridine synthase yields MPEEDGQRLDQFLASRVSHHSRTFWRHVIDLGGVHVSGRRIRQCGFQVHGAQQIEAYVDGLPLEPFVFEDRHVLFRDRFVLAVNKPAGVDTQPTHSRFKGTLYEALLRYLQDPFRPHSSPALGMVQRLDRDTSGVLVFSIHPRAHKPLTEAIVARRLDKVYWALVQGVPKASSGEIRSQLARARRNNRVKSVDRGGRDALTRYRVLRSWEVAALLEVEIPTGRSHQIRAHLAELGHPLLGDTAYGGTDQIGDMAISRQMLHSLRLDLQHPVSGEPLSLTAPVPSDMDNLMAHLDVCFAQGRPLSSRTENSC; encoded by the coding sequence ATGCCTGAAGAGGACGGTCAGCGTCTTGACCAGTTTCTAGCGTCTCGCGTGAGCCATCACTCGCGAACTTTCTGGCGGCACGTCATCGATTTGGGTGGAGTCCACGTGTCCGGGAGACGGATTCGCCAATGTGGTTTTCAGGTGCATGGCGCGCAACAGATCGAAGCCTATGTCGACGGCTTGCCCCTTGAGCCTTTTGTCTTTGAAGATCGGCATGTTCTTTTTCGTGATCGCTTTGTTCTGGCCGTGAACAAACCCGCCGGCGTGGATACCCAGCCCACCCATTCCCGATTCAAGGGGACGCTTTACGAAGCGCTTCTGCGCTATCTTCAGGATCCCTTTCGCCCGCACAGCAGTCCGGCTCTGGGGATGGTTCAGCGTCTGGATCGCGATACCTCGGGAGTTTTGGTTTTTTCCATCCATCCCCGCGCTCATAAGCCGCTGACTGAAGCTATTGTCGCCCGACGTCTTGACAAGGTTTACTGGGCTTTGGTACAGGGTGTGCCGAAGGCGAGTTCCGGCGAGATTCGATCACAACTGGCGCGAGCCCGTCGCAACAATCGTGTGAAATCCGTGGATCGGGGGGGGCGCGATGCCTTGACCCGCTACCGAGTTCTGCGCTCCTGGGAGGTCGCCGCCCTGTTGGAAGTCGAGATTCCGACCGGCCGCTCCCATCAGATCCGCGCGCACCTGGCCGAGCTTGGGCATCCGTTGCTGGGAGACACCGCCTATGGCGGAACCGATCAGATCGGCGACATGGCGATCTCACGCCAGATGCTGCACTCCCTGCGTCTGGATCTGCAACATCCGGTCAGCGGAGAGCCGCTGAGCCTGACGGCTCCTGTGCCGTCCGACATGGATAATCTCATGGCTCACCTCGATGTCTGTTTCGCCCAAGGTCGTCCCTTATCTTCCAGGACAGAGAATTCATGCTGA
- the lgt gene encoding prolipoprotein diacylglyceryl transferase, which yields MSFPHIDPVIVQIGPLALRWYGLMYLLGFVAGYLLIVHLARLRGLSLRREDAADLLFYCVLGVILGGRLGYVLFYNPLHFLGHPWEIFAVWEGGMSFHGGLLGVVVAALWGVRKKRLPTLLTGDILVTAAAPGLGFGRLGNFINGELWGKVTEVPWGMVFPGGGLLPRHPSQLYQAFLEGLVLSLVLYGLHRRSARPGVPFFTFFTLYGGFRFLVEFFREPDAHLGYLWGGATMGQLLSLPMIAVGIGGIVWCLRRGQKA from the coding sequence CTGAGTTTTCCGCATATCGATCCGGTCATCGTACAGATCGGGCCGCTGGCATTGCGCTGGTACGGTCTGATGTATCTTTTGGGATTCGTCGCCGGCTATTTGCTCATCGTCCACCTTGCGCGCCTGCGTGGACTCTCCCTCAGGCGCGAGGATGCCGCCGATTTGCTTTTTTATTGTGTGCTCGGAGTGATTCTCGGCGGGCGTCTGGGATATGTGCTGTTTTACAACCCCTTGCACTTCCTCGGTCACCCCTGGGAAATTTTTGCGGTCTGGGAAGGGGGGATGAGCTTTCATGGCGGTCTGCTCGGTGTGGTGGTGGCGGCGCTTTGGGGCGTTCGAAAAAAACGGCTGCCGACTTTGCTCACTGGAGACATTTTGGTGACCGCGGCCGCACCGGGGTTGGGTTTCGGCCGTCTCGGCAATTTCATCAACGGGGAACTCTGGGGAAAGGTCACCGAGGTGCCCTGGGGGATGGTTTTCCCCGGCGGCGGTCTCTTGCCTCGCCATCCGAGCCAACTCTACCAGGCGTTTTTGGAAGGGTTGGTGCTTAGTTTGGTTCTTTATGGATTGCATCGCCGCAGCGCTCGGCCCGGCGTTCCGTTTTTCACGTTTTTCACCCTCTATGGCGGGTTTCGCTTTCTCGTTGAGTTTTTCCGCGAGCCCGATGCCCATCTCGGCTATCTGTGGGGCGGGGCGACCATGGGGCAACTGCTGAGCCTGCCCATGATTGCCGTGGGGATCGGCGGAATTGTCTGGTGTCTGCGCAGGGGGCAAAAGGCATGA
- a CDS encoding HAD family hydrolase encodes MTNARAIVFDCDGVLFESRAANLSFYNTILEHFGAPPVCMEDEATLALCHTAASPEVLRVLLGAHQVSAALAYASSLDYRRFVPLLEMEPGLREALTDLGRDYPLAVATNRGASGEDLLVHFGLRHHFSAVVTSRDVPRPKPWPDMLVEAARRLGCRTDELLFVGDSTLDRQAALGAGSHFVAYKNDLDGDWRVRSHEQLVHLVRYGTTVP; translated from the coding sequence ATGACCAATGCGCGGGCGATAGTATTTGACTGCGACGGGGTTTTGTTTGAAAGCCGCGCCGCCAACCTAAGTTTTTACAACACCATCCTGGAGCATTTCGGCGCGCCGCCCGTGTGCATGGAGGATGAGGCGACCTTGGCTCTGTGCCATACGGCCGCGAGCCCCGAGGTGCTGCGGGTTCTTCTCGGGGCGCACCAGGTTTCCGCCGCCTTGGCCTACGCCTCGAGTCTCGATTATCGCCGCTTTGTACCGCTGCTGGAGATGGAGCCGGGATTGCGCGAGGCATTGACCGATCTGGGGCGCGATTATCCCCTGGCCGTTGCAACCAATCGTGGGGCCAGCGGCGAGGATCTGCTGGTCCATTTTGGCCTGCGCCATCATTTTTCGGCGGTGGTCACCAGCCGCGACGTGCCGCGGCCCAAACCCTGGCCGGACATGCTGGTGGAAGCGGCGCGCCGGCTGGGTTGCCGGACGGATGAACTGTTGTTTGTCGGGGATTCAACTCTGGATCGCCAGGCGGCCCTAGGCGCGGGTTCGCATTTCGTGGCCTACAAAAACGACCTGGACGGGGATTGGCGGGTGCGCTCTCATGAGCAACTGGTGCATCTGGTCCGGTACGGAACTACAGTGCCTTGA
- a CDS encoding ATP-binding protein, protein MIDEKIEVDIKVPNQTRYLSLIGKIGEDVARTLKKYKGDREELAYHINLVLTESMTNAIRHAHEGDPNKEVHITISIKDKVLCIKVYDQGQGFDISSLPVPEVRCLEEHGRGVFIIHTLMDSVTYRKFNGGHVLEMIKAL, encoded by the coding sequence ATGATCGACGAAAAAATCGAGGTGGACATCAAAGTCCCCAACCAGACGCGCTACCTCAGCCTGATCGGCAAGATTGGGGAAGATGTCGCCAGAACCCTCAAGAAGTACAAGGGGGACCGCGAGGAACTAGCCTATCATATCAATCTGGTTCTGACCGAATCGATGACCAACGCCATTCGTCATGCCCACGAAGGCGACCCCAACAAGGAAGTTCACATCACCATCAGCATCAAGGACAAGGTGCTGTGCATCAAGGTCTACGACCAGGGTCAGGGCTTCGACATCAGTTCGCTGCCGGTCCCCGAGGTCCGCTGCCTTGAGGAGCATGGCCGCGGCGTGTTTATCATTCACACCCTGATGGACAGCGTGACCTACCGCAAGTTCAACGGGGGCCATGTGCTGGAAATGATCAAGGCACTGTAG
- a CDS encoding STAS domain-containing protein: protein MILKVEEKGNVVTIQVKEERLDAHNSGELKSQMLSLFEEGKNHIVIDLQEVRFVDSSGLGALVSGFKNASARNGNLKLCGLQPQVKSMFELTRLHRVFEIFSGIEEALASF, encoded by the coding sequence ATGATTCTGAAAGTGGAAGAAAAAGGCAACGTGGTGACGATCCAGGTCAAGGAAGAACGTCTGGACGCCCACAACAGCGGTGAGCTCAAGAGTCAGATGCTGAGCCTGTTCGAGGAGGGGAAAAATCACATCGTCATCGATCTTCAGGAAGTGCGTTTTGTTGATTCCTCGGGCCTGGGAGCGCTGGTCTCGGGGTTCAAGAACGCCAGCGCGCGCAACGGCAATCTCAAGCTCTGCGGCTTGCAGCCCCAGGTCAAGTCGATGTTCGAACTGACGCGCCTGCACCGTGTTTTTGAGATATTTTCGGGGATCGAGGAAGCGCTGGCGAGTTTCTGA
- a CDS encoding SpoIIE family protein phosphatase — MITIEFVILSTLGYFALLFAVAYYADRRRELGRSIISNSHIYSLSLAVYFTTWTFYGSVGRAATSGLDFLPVYLGPTLIAFAWWFLLRKMVHISKEQNIVSIADFISSRYGKSAPLGAIVTVFAVVGIMPYIALQLKAVSHTFELMMAAGASEGATRGILAGLPPYLDTAFIIAAVLALFGVLFGARRLDAAARHEGLVAAIALESLIKVVAFLAVGVFVTYGLFNGFGDIFSRFLETFPDRKSLVMLGTEQIPYAKWFTLTFISMMAVMFLPRQFHIMVIENSDENHIRSAMWRFPLYMFLINLFVLPIALGGLLLSGGDTANADYFVIHLPLDAGHTWLALLVFLGGFSAAAGMVMVESVALATMILNHLVMPIIIRLHIDKSVGLSGLLINIKRLAIVAVIFQGYLYFKIIGDSLALVNIGLISFVAASQFAPAAIGGLYWQRGNRRGATYGILLGFLVWFYTLMVPSFVRSGWLKSEILEKGLFGLSILRPTELFGLSGFDLWSHSLFWSLFFNLSAYLVFSLFTSPSRIEQEQAEKFVNAYGYQEEEQTRKRISKAPTVMEFVDLMAKFIGEKQAHASITEYLGNREIDERGSLSEYELPNLKRFTERTLAGSVGAAPARIIIENYLSARGSKMEDVFDIFGSVTLSRTTSREQLGVLYEAARIVAGGEKLDTIFERILDLLVQQFKFDLCVIRMLDEDKNTLVVRCQKGMTSEHLGESEREITLNTYIGEAFLTNSVIKANDTDFLDKPHSAQIIHREGIKSFAHAPITMEGQPVGVLSAFSRSVKGIFTDEFVALFRSLAGQIGIAWRNALQTDKLIEARGRERELEIAMNIQMSLLPASTPKLDGLSLAGICVPASQVGGDYYDYLVRDDKSIDLVIADVSGHNVGAALLMAETRTFIQARARGIHTPSQLLAELNRFFYEDLTRAELFITLFYLNFNTETRRLTYANAGHNPPLVWRFGKRACEWLDAEGLILGVRREVAFQEEHTSLNPGDVVLLYTDGIIEAHNDRGELFGTERLCTLLQEHHALNPEQLIPCILDQVRLFTGVQNFADDVSMIALRVEP; from the coding sequence ATGATTACCATCGAGTTCGTCATCCTCAGCACCCTGGGCTATTTCGCCCTGCTTTTCGCGGTGGCCTACTATGCCGACCGGCGCCGCGAACTGGGCCGCAGCATCATTTCCAATTCCCATATCTATTCCCTGTCCCTCGCCGTTTATTTCACCACCTGGACCTTCTACGGAAGCGTCGGTCGCGCCGCGACATCGGGGCTCGATTTTCTGCCCGTTTATCTCGGCCCGACCCTCATCGCCTTCGCCTGGTGGTTTCTGTTGCGCAAGATGGTGCACATCAGCAAGGAACAAAACATCGTCAGCATCGCCGACTTCATCTCAAGCCGCTACGGCAAGTCGGCGCCCCTGGGCGCCATCGTCACGGTCTTCGCGGTGGTCGGCATCATGCCCTACATCGCATTGCAGCTCAAGGCGGTCTCCCACACCTTTGAGCTCATGATGGCAGCGGGAGCCAGCGAGGGAGCGACCCGCGGCATTCTCGCCGGCCTGCCGCCCTACCTCGACACGGCCTTCATCATCGCCGCGGTCCTGGCTCTTTTCGGCGTGCTTTTCGGCGCTCGACGCCTCGACGCGGCGGCACGTCACGAAGGCCTGGTCGCCGCCATCGCCCTGGAATCGCTGATCAAGGTGGTGGCTTTTCTGGCGGTGGGCGTCTTCGTCACCTACGGTCTGTTCAACGGCTTCGGCGACATTTTCAGCCGTTTTCTGGAAACCTTTCCCGACCGCAAAAGCCTGGTCATGCTCGGCACCGAGCAGATCCCTTACGCCAAATGGTTCACCCTGACCTTTATTTCCATGATGGCGGTCATGTTTTTGCCCCGCCAGTTTCACATCATGGTGATCGAAAACTCTGATGAAAACCACATCCGCAGCGCCATGTGGCGCTTTCCGCTCTACATGTTTCTCATCAATCTCTTCGTGCTGCCCATCGCCCTGGGCGGCCTGCTGCTGAGCGGCGGCGACACGGCCAACGCCGATTATTTCGTGATTCACCTGCCCCTGGACGCCGGTCACACCTGGCTCGCCCTGCTGGTGTTTCTCGGCGGCTTTTCCGCGGCGGCGGGCATGGTGATGGTCGAGTCGGTGGCCCTGGCCACGATGATTCTCAACCACCTGGTCATGCCCATCATCATTCGCCTGCACATCGACAAGAGCGTCGGCCTCTCCGGTCTGCTCATCAACATCAAGCGACTGGCCATCGTCGCCGTCATCTTCCAGGGCTATCTTTATTTCAAAATCATCGGCGATTCCCTGGCCCTGGTGAACATCGGCCTGATTTCTTTTGTCGCCGCCTCGCAGTTCGCACCGGCGGCCATCGGCGGGCTTTATTGGCAGCGCGGCAACCGGCGCGGCGCCACCTACGGCATCCTGCTCGGCTTTCTAGTGTGGTTCTACACCCTGATGGTGCCATCGTTCGTGCGCTCAGGCTGGCTGAAGAGCGAAATCCTCGAAAAAGGCCTTTTCGGCCTGAGCATTCTGCGACCGACGGAACTTTTCGGGCTTTCGGGCTTTGACCTGTGGAGCCATTCCCTGTTCTGGAGCCTGTTTTTCAATCTCTCGGCGTACCTGGTTTTTTCCCTGTTCACCTCGCCCAGCCGCATCGAGCAGGAGCAGGCCGAGAAATTCGTCAACGCCTACGGCTACCAGGAAGAGGAGCAGACCCGCAAGCGCATCAGCAAAGCACCCACGGTCATGGAATTCGTCGACCTGATGGCCAAGTTCATCGGTGAAAAACAGGCCCATGCCTCCATCACCGAATATCTGGGCAATCGTGAAATCGACGAACGCGGCAGCCTGTCCGAATACGAGCTGCCCAATCTCAAGCGCTTCACCGAACGCACCCTGGCCGGGTCGGTCGGCGCCGCGCCGGCGCGCATCATCATCGAGAATTACCTCTCCGCGCGGGGCAGCAAGATGGAGGACGTCTTCGACATCTTCGGCTCGGTGACCTTGAGCCGCACCACCAGCCGCGAGCAGCTCGGAGTGCTCTACGAAGCGGCGCGCATCGTCGCCGGCGGGGAAAAGCTCGATACGATTTTTGAGCGCATCCTCGACCTGCTCGTGCAGCAGTTCAAGTTCGACCTGTGCGTCATCCGCATGCTTGACGAAGACAAGAACACCCTGGTGGTGCGCTGCCAGAAGGGCATGACCTCGGAGCACCTGGGCGAATCGGAACGCGAGATCACCCTGAACACCTACATCGGCGAAGCCTTTCTCACCAACTCGGTGATCAAGGCCAACGATACGGATTTTCTCGACAAGCCCCATTCGGCTCAGATCATCCATCGCGAAGGCATCAAATCCTTCGCCCACGCGCCCATCACCATGGAAGGTCAGCCCGTGGGGGTGCTTTCAGCCTTTTCCCGCTCGGTCAAGGGCATCTTCACCGATGAATTCGTCGCCTTGTTCCGCAGTCTGGCCGGCCAGATCGGCATCGCCTGGCGCAACGCCCTGCAGACCGATAAGCTCATCGAGGCCCGCGGCCGCGAACGGGAGCTGGAAATCGCCATGAACATCCAGATGAGCCTGTTGCCGGCCAGCACGCCCAAACTCGACGGCTTGTCCCTGGCGGGGATCTGCGTGCCGGCCAGCCAGGTCGGCGGCGACTATTACGACTACCTGGTGCGCGACGACAAGAGCATCGACCTGGTGATCGCCGATGTGTCCGGTCACAATGTCGGGGCGGCCCTGCTCATGGCCGAAACCCGGACCTTCATCCAGGCCCGCGCCCGGGGCATCCACACCCCCTCGCAACTGCTGGCCGAGCTCAACCGCTTCTTCTACGAAGATCTGACCCGCGCAGAGCTGTTCATCACTTTGTTCTACCTCAATTTCAACACGGAAACCCGGCGGCTCACCTACGCCAACGCCGGGCACAACCCGCCGCTTGTCTGGCGTTTCGGCAAGCGGGCCTGTGAATGGCTCGACGCCGAGGGACTGATTCTCGGCGTCAGGCGAGAAGTCGCCTTTCAGGAAGAGCACACCAGCCTCAACCCCGGCGATGTGGTTTTGCTCTACACCGACGGCATCATCGAGGCTCACAACGACCGCGGCGAACTCTTCGGCACCGAGCGCCTCTGCACCCTGCTCCAGGAACATCATGCCCTGAATCCGGAGCAGCTGATTCCCTGCATTCTCGATCAGGTCAGACTCTTTACCGGTGTCCAGAATTTCGCCGACGATGTCTCCATGATCGCCCTGCGGGTCGAACCCTGA
- a CDS encoding bifunctional aminoglycoside phosphotransferase/ATP-binding protein → MNSEIVHKALMQARAYPVPPGRIEFKETHVSRLYFTDDFVYKIKKPVDFGFLNFTTLDRRRFYCEEEVRLNRRFAPDTYLGVREIRRDATGVHIDGQGEVLDFAVWMKRLPAERMLDALIARNAPELPQAMEPLGLLLAKMEQEADICRRNSGMSNLETIRRNWRENFEQVEPFCGQSLSAEALERLRDYVDAYVENQQALLRQREDQGFVRDGHGDLHAEHICLTEPIRIYDCIEFNRRFRVADTVADLAFVLMDLDFRDRRDLSSKLLATYARAAAPDPDLETLLPFYKVYRAFVRGKVDSFLAGDAKAAPDARREALDLARRYFHLALGYLAPPTLVLTCGLMGSGKTTLAKNLARATGAQLLSSDPLRKELAGQLAAEGPQTPYGQGIYSPAWSHRTYDTLAERAKEGLAQGHSVIVDASFARIEDRQRFFQLAANAGRPVLLVYLRADEATLRRRLHERAAAGMEASDGRAELLSDQRRHFAPPDPSENPLVMDAGLSLHAQTDRTLCAILQRAGTNS, encoded by the coding sequence ATGAATTCCGAGATCGTCCACAAGGCACTGATGCAAGCGCGGGCCTATCCGGTTCCCCCCGGACGCATCGAGTTCAAGGAAACCCATGTCTCGCGGCTTTATTTCACCGACGACTTTGTCTACAAAATCAAAAAACCCGTCGATTTCGGTTTCCTGAACTTTACCACCCTGGATCGGCGCCGTTTTTACTGCGAGGAAGAGGTGCGGCTCAACCGCCGCTTTGCCCCGGACACCTATCTGGGGGTTCGGGAAATTCGTCGCGACGCGACCGGCGTTCACATCGACGGCCAGGGCGAAGTCCTCGACTTCGCCGTCTGGATGAAACGCCTGCCCGCCGAGCGCATGCTCGATGCCCTGATCGCGCGCAACGCTCCCGAGTTGCCCCAGGCCATGGAACCCCTAGGCCTGCTGCTGGCGAAGATGGAGCAAGAAGCGGACATCTGCCGCAGGAACAGCGGCATGAGCAACCTGGAAACCATCCGGCGCAACTGGCGGGAAAATTTTGAGCAGGTGGAACCCTTTTGCGGACAAAGCCTCTCGGCCGAAGCCCTCGAACGCCTTCGCGACTACGTCGACGCCTATGTCGAGAATCAGCAGGCCCTGCTGCGACAGCGCGAGGATCAGGGTTTCGTGCGCGACGGCCACGGCGATCTGCATGCCGAGCATATCTGCCTCACCGAACCGATCCGGATTTATGATTGCATCGAATTCAATCGGCGCTTTCGCGTGGCCGATACGGTGGCCGACCTGGCCTTCGTGCTGATGGATCTGGATTTCCGCGATCGCCGCGATCTCTCATCGAAGCTGCTCGCGACCTATGCGCGGGCCGCCGCGCCGGATCCCGACCTTGAAACCCTTCTGCCCTTTTATAAAGTTTATCGCGCTTTCGTGCGGGGCAAGGTCGACTCTTTTCTCGCCGGCGACGCCAAGGCCGCCCCTGATGCGCGCCGCGAGGCCCTCGATCTGGCGCGGCGCTATTTTCACCTGGCCCTGGGCTATCTCGCGCCTCCTACGCTGGTTCTGACTTGCGGTCTCATGGGATCGGGAAAAACCACCCTGGCGAAAAACCTGGCAAGGGCCACGGGAGCGCAACTTCTGAGCTCGGATCCCCTGCGTAAGGAACTTGCGGGACAGCTGGCCGCTGAGGGCCCGCAAACGCCCTACGGCCAGGGTATCTATTCTCCCGCCTGGTCGCACCGGACTTATGATACTCTTGCCGAGCGGGCCAAGGAAGGGCTGGCGCAAGGCCACAGCGTCATCGTTGATGCCTCCTTCGCCCGCATCGAGGATCGGCAGCGCTTTTTCCAACTGGCCGCAAACGCGGGACGCCCGGTGCTGCTCGTCTATCTGCGCGCCGACGAGGCGACCCTGCGGCGCCGCCTGCACGAGCGCGCCGCGGCCGGCATGGAGGCCTCCGACGGCCGCGCCGAACTGCTGTCGGATCAGCGCCGGCACTTCGCGCCCCCCGACCCGAGCGAAAACCCGCTGGTGATGGATGCAGGACTCTCCCTTCACGCGCAGACGGACCGCACCTTGTGCGCCATCCTCCAAAGGGCAGGAACGAACTCATGA
- a CDS encoding tetratricopeptide repeat protein, whose amino-acid sequence MMKTAAVLFLGLMLAGCLPAAGPAIGEVQPSAPADQPFVYKPKVRDAETRALAAYAKGRLAAKLGDLAAAEVFLREAADAGPERGAILLDLAHLYLRQGQLDKAVRASEDALIENPDLLLAHLFLGDVRLRNGEFEQAARHFERVIEIEPDHEEAYLNLAVALARGGDSQRAVEVLKDLLARMPDSLNGQLMLARLYREIGLMVFAEEMYRNLISRFPDFESPYLELSSLVESQGDWREAVNVYRLGLEAFPDNPQFRHLLVGVLVREGRLTEAQEELRILLEQDESDLEAWRKMGLIAMEQGDWELAATAFRRILDDQPNHHQALYYLGSALEQMQDDEAALAAFAAVPPQTPFYSEALVHQSFLRQRRGEGESARMLMETALALEPERLQYHLYLAALLDEQGDFAAALSALEKARSLAPQNQDLLYRQGVLLGKLERWEQAVQVMRELLDINPQHADALNYIAYHYAETGRRLDEALVLAQQALALKEAGYIRDTLGWVYFMRGDHERALHYLEQAARELPDDPVVSEHLGDVYKALGRYEEARKAYRRVLEIDPEAQGLKEKLQELEGL is encoded by the coding sequence ATGATGAAAACCGCTGCGGTACTTTTTCTGGGCCTGATGCTCGCCGGGTGCCTGCCCGCGGCCGGGCCGGCGATCGGCGAGGTGCAGCCCTCCGCGCCCGCGGATCAGCCCTTTGTCTACAAACCCAAAGTACGCGACGCCGAGACCCGTGCGCTTGCCGCCTACGCCAAAGGGCGGCTGGCGGCGAAGTTGGGGGATCTGGCCGCCGCCGAGGTCTTTCTGCGCGAGGCGGCGGATGCCGGTCCCGAGCGCGGCGCCATTTTGCTCGACCTTGCCCACCTCTATCTGCGCCAGGGCCAGCTGGACAAGGCGGTGAGGGCCTCGGAAGACGCGCTCATCGAAAATCCCGACCTGCTATTGGCGCATCTTTTCCTCGGCGATGTTCGGCTGCGCAACGGTGAGTTCGAACAGGCCGCGCGACATTTCGAGCGAGTCATCGAAATCGAGCCCGACCATGAAGAGGCCTATCTCAATCTGGCGGTCGCCCTGGCGCGCGGCGGAGATTCCCAGCGAGCCGTCGAAGTTCTCAAGGACCTGCTGGCGCGCATGCCTGATTCCCTCAACGGTCAGCTCATGCTGGCGCGGCTCTATCGCGAAATCGGCCTGATGGTGTTCGCCGAGGAGATGTATCGCAACCTGATTTCGCGCTTTCCCGATTTTGAAAGCCCCTATCTGGAGTTAAGCAGTCTGGTGGAAAGCCAGGGCGACTGGCGGGAGGCCGTCAACGTCTATCGCCTGGGTTTGGAGGCGTTTCCCGACAATCCTCAGTTTCGCCATCTGTTGGTCGGCGTGCTGGTGCGCGAGGGACGCCTGACCGAAGCCCAGGAGGAATTGCGGATTTTGCTGGAGCAGGACGAGAGCGATCTGGAAGCCTGGCGCAAGATGGGTCTGATCGCCATGGAGCAGGGCGACTGGGAACTTGCCGCCACGGCCTTTCGGCGCATCCTCGACGATCAGCCCAATCACCATCAGGCGCTCTACTACCTGGGCTCGGCCCTGGAGCAGATGCAGGACGACGAGGCGGCGCTGGCGGCTTTTGCCGCGGTTCCGCCGCAGACGCCTTTTTACAGCGAGGCCCTGGTGCATCAGAGTTTTCTGCGCCAGCGCCGGGGCGAAGGCGAATCCGCGCGCATGCTGATGGAAACCGCCCTGGCCCTGGAGCCCGAACGGTTGCAGTATCATCTCTACCTCGCGGCGTTGCTCGATGAACAGGGGGATTTCGCTGCGGCCTTGAGTGCTCTGGAAAAGGCCCGGAGCCTGGCGCCGCAAAATCAGGATCTTCTCTATCGCCAAGGGGTGCTGCTGGGCAAGCTCGAGCGCTGGGAGCAGGCCGTGCAGGTCATGCGCGAACTGCTGGACATCAACCCCCAGCACGCCGATGCCCTCAACTACATCGCCTATCATTACGCCGAGACGGGCAGGCGCCTCGACGAGGCCCTGGTCCTTGCCCAACAAGCTCTGGCGCTTAAAGAAGCGGGCTATATCCGCGACACCCTCGGCTGGGTCTATTTCATGCGCGGCGACCATGAACGCGCGCTGCATTATCTTGAGCAGGCCGCCCGCGAACTGCCCGATGATCCGGTGGTGAGCGAGCATCTCGGCGATGTTTACAAGGCTCTCGGCCGTTATGAGGAGGCACGCAAGGCTTATCGCCGGGTGCTTGAGATCGATCCCGAGGCGCAAGGCCTTAAGGAAAAATTGCAAGAACTGGAAGGTCTTTGA